The following is a genomic window from Sphingobacterium spiritivorum.
TACACATAAGCCGGATCTGCTTCCTCAGTATAATCCATTGCTTTCCATGCACCGTCATCAATACGATACTGTACATTATCCCCTTTACGACCAATAAAAAAATTGGCATAAATCGGGTAACGTCCGGAGTATTTCTGTGCAACAATTTCAGGCCCGTAGATAGCGATCTGATATTGCGGATCCTTGCCTGCTACTTTGTAATCAAATGTATATTGATTGCCTTTGATATTCAATACAGCATATCCCTTTGGTGTTCCGTCACGCATAGTAGATACCGGTACTCCAAGTTCATTTTTAATTCCGGAATACCAATCTCCGGATGTTGTTCCCACATTATATTCATGATGAGGCTTAGACTGCTTCCATCCGTCCTTTTGATCATAGAAATTTTGAGTCTGGAAATGGGTATGCGCAGACAACGAAAGCGTATGTGGGAAATCAGCCAACAGATCGAATAATCGTTGACGATCTGCTACACGAAAGACATCATCGTGTTCCAGTAATAATGGAATATGAAATGCCAGTACAATAAGTCTGTCTTTTGGTACTAACTTGAGATCATTTTCTACAAAATCCAACTGCTCTTTCCGGAATCCGCCCAGATAACCTTTTCCTTTTGTAGGGTGCGGATACAAGATATCATCCAGTACTATAAAATGAGCATTACCATAATTGAAGGAATAATTATTAGGACCAAAAGTCGCTTCGAAAGATTCATCAGAAAGAGAGTCTGTAGTAGCGTCATAATTCATATCATGATTACCCATGACCTGAAACCAGGGCAAGCCCATTTTGGCAATTGTTGTCTGATACGCCGGATGCAAACTCAGGTCATCACCGACAAGATCTCCCAGACTGATCCCGAATTTTGCAATTTGCTTATCGCCGATCTGATCGATCACACCTTTTTTGAAAAACTCCAGCTCATCCAGCGTATAAGCTTGCGGGTCTCCAAAAACAAAAGCAGAGAAATTTGCATCTTCTTTAGCCGGAATTAGAGCGAAATCTACAGGTTTTGATAATTTTCCTGTTGCAGCCACACCTGCATATTTACTGGCCGGACTTCCTTTCGGTTTGTGTATATAATAAAACTGAGGATGATTATTAGCATTGACCGGGATGCTGTAATCTGTTGGTTTGATTACAAAAATAATATTATCCTTACCCAACGGGAGCTCATATTTACCTTTAGCATCGGTCTTCACTACCTGTACACCATTGCTGACAGATACATTGGCTATGCCGGCCTCTTTCTGCTCGCGCACACCATTTTTATTGGCATCAGCAAATACAGTTCCTCTCACCACATCCTGCGCATGCAAGGTTGAGAGTATGGATAAAAAAGTTAAAAATGTCGAAATTTTCTTCATAACAGCTATTTTGCGTTTCCGCAAAAATACATTTGCTGCATAAACCCAAAATCAGCACATTGTTAAGAAAATATGAATAAAGACACTAAAGAAGAAGATTCTTAAAAAGTTCTCTTTGACAGATACTCATCCTCCTTCTCAGTCATACGCTTCTTATCTTCCGCTTTCTTATCATGATAACCACATAAGTGCAATACTCCATGTATCACCACACGATGCAGTTCGTCCCGCTCTGCCACTTTAAATTTTTCTGCATTATCCTGAATCCGTTCGATACTGATAAAAATATCTCCGGCAATCGTATCTTCCTCCTCTGAACTATCAAAAGTGACAATATCTGTAAAGGTATCATGATTCAGGTATTGTTTATTGATTTCTAGCAGATAGGCATCTGAAGAAAATATAAAATTCAATTCTCCCACTCGTTTAAAGCCTTCAGACTTGATTGTCTCGGCTATCCACTGGCGGATCTTTTGTTTTTCCTTAGGTTTGAAATCAGTATCCTCTGCAAAGAAATTAATATTCTTCATGTTGTATTATTATTTTTAAATCTTATAAAAAACTTCTGCTATCCATGTACGACTGTAGTATTATTGTCGCGGATATGGTATCTACCAATCCTTTTTGTTGACGTTTTCCTTTTTTCATGCCACTCTGTGCAATCACAGCAGAAGCCATTTTTGAGGTAAAACGCTCATCCACTTCAGCAACCGGAATTGTGGGAAACTGCTTTTTCAGTAAACGGATAAAACCGACTACATGAGAGGCTGACTCCGAGTCTGAGCCATCCATTTGCCTGGGTTTGCCTACCACAAATGTTTCCACCTGTTCTGTTTGCAGGTAATTCTTCAGAAAGTCAAAAATCTCATTAGGATGTACAGTTGTAAGTGCATTTGCCACAATCTGCAGAGGGTCCGTCACTGCAATTCCTATTCTTTTGGTCCCGTAATCAAATGCCATTAACCGCATATCTGTTTATTTTTACAAAAGTACTATTCCAAAATGACAAAAAGATTAATAGCTATACGAGAGAAAATCTATAATTTTGCTAGACTATATTAAAACAATCCCATATGAAGTATCCGGATAGTGCAAACCGAAGAGCAGAGGTTGGATATTCCATTTGGCTGGTAAAAAACAAATTATATATGAAATTAACATTTGTGACTGTTATGTTATGGTGTATCAGTGTGATGGCATTGGGTCAGACCTACAGTTCTACGATCAGCAAATTCAGAGCAGATCAGCAGACGGCATTGGCGAAAGAACAATTTGGCCCGCTTCGTCCGCAGGATATCGCTCATCTGCGTTATTTTGAACCCGATCAGCAATATAAAGTCAGTGCCACAGTGGAGATCCTGTTTAATGAACCTACTTTTCGTATGCCTACTTACGATGGTACCAGTAATGAGTATAAGAGATATGCATTGCTTCATTTTACACTTAAAGGCGAGAAAGTAACCCTCACGGCTTACCAAAGTGCCGCTTTATTTCAAAATCCTGCCTATAAAGATCATTTATTTTTACCATTTTTAGATCAGACAAATGGTAATCAGACATATGAAGGTGGTCGGTACATAGATTTTGATATTAAAGATATAAAAAACAAGAGTGTAGAAATCGACTTCAATAAAGCTTATAACCCGTATTGTGCCTATAGTAACGGATACAGATGTCCGCAACCTCCGGCTGAAAACCATTTGCAACTGGCGGTGGAAGCGGGTGAAAAAAAATATATTGGACCAAAAAATGAAAGACCTGTGAACAAAAACGCAGCAAAAGGCTTCACAGAAGCTGAGAAAAAGAAAATAAAGGCGGGCACTGCCTCAGAAATCATGTATGTATTACAGGTGACTAAGACTAATGATCTGGCGATCTTAAAGGCTACTTCTCAAGATATAAAGTATGATGATCCTTTATTAGAATTACTATCGCAACGTATGTATGCCACCGTCAATGATCCGGATCATTCGGGCGTAGGGATTGCTGCTCCACAGGTAGGAATTAATAAAAATGCAATCTGGGTGCAGCGATTTGACAAAAAAGATACTCCTTTTGAGTTCTATGTGAATCCTAAAATCATCTGGCGATCCAAGCTCACACGCAAGGGAGCGGAAGGCTGTTTGTCCATTCCGTCCAGAAAAGAAGATGTATTACGCAGCTATGCTATCCGCCTGCAATACGTAAATAAAACCGGTGATATAATCGAAGAAAATATTGAAGGGTTTACGGCTGTGATCTTTCAGCATGAAGTAGATCATCTCTATGGAATATTGTTTACAGACCGACTGGAAGAGCAAGCCGAAACTCCGCATGTCTCTCTGCAGGACAAAATTGAGTTTTCCATTCCTCCGAAAACTATACTCCCTTAATATATACTAAAGAAGCTATCTAACTAGTTTCTGGATAGCTTCTTTAGCATACGATTATTTCTGCGGTCCCAGATTTACCTGAATAGCCCCATCTTTCAGATCTTCTATATTCTTATCTGTAAATATTCCTGTTTCCTTTTTCAGGATAGCTTCCAGCAATTCATCTGTAGAACCGTTGTGGCTCACTTCTATTGATGATTTTTTACTGCTATACTTTAATTTTGCATCCGTTACGATATCGCAGGTCTCAATAGCAGCGTTAAGCTTCCGTAATGTAGCCATATCTGTGCCCACAATATTAATAGTAGTCTTATTGAGATCTCCGGTAACTTCGTTATTTGACTTCTGAAGAAGTGAATTTCCCGAATTTTTAACTTTTCCGGCTGCACTTGCCGCCTTTTCTGCTGAATTTGAGGCTTTGGTTACTTTATCCAAAGCACGATCTAATTTATCCAGAAAACCTTGTGCCTGTACTGTTGCTGTCCCTAAGAACATTAGAGCCAAACAACTTAATAAAATCTTTTTCATTTTCTTATGGTATATAATGGTCAGTTATATACAAATATAGATGCAGGAATTCCAGATTTAAATCCCCTGAAAACAGTAAAATTTATTACCTGCAAACAGGTAATTTTACCCCATATAATTCCGATATTTCTAAAAAATCTATACATTAGAAACTGAGGTATATATACTTCTGCTATCAAAACATTGAATCCTATGCATATCCGTACATTTCTGCTCACTTTACTCATGCTAATGTGCTGGTTTACTGCCCGATCCCAACAGGTACTATCTCATATGGATGAGAAAAAATTTCTGGACAGTATGCAAACCGTTATTTCCAAAACCAAATCGGATAGTATAAAAGCTAATACTTACTTTTTTATATCAGACTACTGGAGATTTAAAGACACTTTACAAAGCAGAGAAGCGCTTGAAAAAGGGAAACAAATAATCACAAAAGACGGAAAATTTGACAACAGATTCAGGTACCTGGAAGGACTCTATTACTTTTATCTGGGTCAGCATTATTACAACTGGAATAAACCTCTGGCAGCCAGCGCCTATTTAAAAAGTGAAAAGATAATAGGTACTTACAGCCATCCGAAAGCAAATCTGCTCCGTGCTGCATGCTGGTATAATTATGCACTTATGGTCAGGGAACAGAAAGGAGATGCCTTCGTTACAGACATCCTGCTCAATAAGTCTATTCCCTTAGCCGATAAAACTGAAGATTATGAAAAGAGGGCACATTATTATGCACAACTCGGAGCTATAATGATGTACAGCAGGCAATTTGATAAATCAGCGATATACAACAAAAAAGCGATTGAACTTCTGGAAAAGAAAGACCCCAAATCTCCGACTTTACTGTTGTCTTATCTAACCGGCACTGAAAATTATATACAGCTCAAAGATTTTTCAAATGCAAAAAAACTGCTGGACAAAGCCGCATCACTGTTAAAGATATATCCAGAATCCGTCAATGCCTCCTACTATTATTATCAGGCCGGTTCCTATTATTTATACAACAAAAATTTTGGTGAGGCACTACAAAATCTGGACAAAGGAATTGAAATCACACAAAGAAACAATCAATTTCACCTAAGGGAAATGTTGAATTTCCGGAAATATGAGGTATTAGTCGAGCAAAAAAAATACTCGGAGGCTAAACGAATATTGACGGCTTTAAGTAAACCCGACAATGTAATCCTTCAGGATCTTTCTTCGAAAAAGGAAATCTATAATCAGATGGTAAGGATCAATGAATTGACAAACAATACAGGAGAAGCCTTCAAATGGTTAAAAAAGTATAATCTCTTTGAAGACAGCCTTCATAACAGTGAGACAAATATTAAGATAAACGAACTGGAGACAAAGTTCAGAACTGTAGAGAAAGAGAAGCAGATCGGAGCACTTCAAGCTGCAAAGCGGGAAGCAGAGCTTTCCTCCCAGAACAGCCGGTTGACCAGCTGGTCGCTCTTCATTACTTGCCTGCTCTTATTAGTCGTGGCCGGTATTTCTTTTCTCTACTACAGAAACAATAAAAAACTACTGATCGAAAAAGAGAACAATCATCTTCAGCAGCTTAAAGATATTCAGCTTACAGAAAAAATCCGTTATGGGAAAGCACTCATGGCCGGAGAGGAAATAGAGCGACAGCGACTGGCAAGAGACCTGCACGATGGATTAGGCGGAGCTTTGGTTGGTATAAAAATGAGTTTGTCCGGAAAAATAGCCGAAAGTACAGATCAGGATTATGTATCAGATCTTATTCCCGTGATTAAGCAACTCGACAATTCCGTCTCCGAACTACGGCATATAGCACACAATATGATGCCTGCCAATCTGATTAAATTCGGACTTGAAGTCGCTATCAAAGATCTCTGTGAAACCATACCTCATGAACAGATAAAAGTTTCGTATCAGGCCTACGGTATTCGTAAAGATATCCCCGAACAGACGGAGCTTTATATCTACCGCATTATACAGGAACTGCTGAATAATGCCCTTAAACATTCAGAAGCTACAGAAATACTGGTACAGTGCAGTCAGGAAGGTAAAATATTCTCTATTGCCGTGGAAGATAATGGAAAAGGATTTGAAACCGAAACTTTGGATAAAGCCAAAGGTATGGGATTTACTAATATTAGAAACAGAGTGGGGTTCTTGAATGGTCATATCGACATAGAGTCTTCTACAGGAGAAGGAACCACCGTAAATATTGAAGTATATGTTTGAAAAAACAATTAAGATAGCAATAGTCGATGATCATCTCATCGTTTTAGAAGGTCTGAGCAGATTAATTGAAAGCAACCCGGAATATACAATTGCTGGTACTTTCACACATGGTTATGATTTTCTGACTTTCGTCAAAACAGAGCCTGTGGATATTGTACTCTTAGATATAAGCCTGCCTGATATCAGCGGGATAGATTTATGCCTTCAAATCAAAAAGGTAGCACCGGATGCTGCAATAATTGCCATCAGCAACCATATTGAAAGGAGTATCATCCTTCAGATGCTCCAAAACGGAGCTGTAGGTTACCTTCTCAAAAATGTTGATCTGCATGAACTGAAAAATGCGCTTAATGAAGCACTCAGCGGAAAAGTAACATTCAGCTCTGATGTCAAGGAGATCATAGCACGGCCTCATCTGCATGACCTGATCGAACTTCCAAAGCTCACAAAACGAGAAAAAGAAATTTTACAACACATTGCACTGGGAAAAACAACGACCACAATAGCTGATGAATTGTTTCTGAGTCCGCTGACGATCGAAACTCATCGTAAGAGGATGATGAGCAAATTTAAAGCAAAGAATATGGCTGCGCTGATTAAGACCGCTATGGAGCACAACCTGATTTAATAATAAACAATAAAGGTCTCTTTTAAAAAGAAACCTTTATTGTTATACTGAATATCGTTTTTAATCTACCTTTCCACTAATTTTACTTCAAATAGCTGATTCCATTTTTTACCCGTTAAGAAAAGACGTTTTCCAGCTTTATCATAAGCGATACCATTTAATTCGTTATCAAAGGATTGACGCTGAGGGTTGGTATACATACCTACCAGATTTATTTGTCCTGTCACAGCCCCGGTTTTTGGATCTATAATAACGATTATGTCTTTTTGATAGACATTCGCATATACCTTTCCATCTATATATTCCAGTTCATTCAGTTGCTCTACGGCACCGTTCTCATCGTATACACCGATTGATCCTTCTTCCTTGTAGGTCTCTGCATTCAGGAAATACAATTTATTACTTCCGTCAGATTTGATCAGGCGCTGACCATCGTTTGTGAGTCCCCAGCCTTCCTTACTGTTTTCATAATTGAAAGTTCCGGTCTGATTGAATGTAGCTTTATCAAATACAAGACCCATATTATTTTCCCAGGTCAGCAACACTATTTTATTGCCGAATATCGTCATCCCTTCACCAAAGTATTTAGAATCCAGATCCAGTTTTTTCAATACTTTACCTGTATTGACTTCTACTTTTCTTAAGGATGAAAGACCATAGCGGCCTGTAGACTCATAAAAAATTCCATCCGCAAATTCTAGTCCCTGAGTAAAGGCCGAGGTATCATGAGGGAATGTATTAATAATTTCAAATCCATACTGTTTCGCAGATTCCGGAACAATCAGGACATTGGAATAAGCCATATCTTCTTTCCCTTCTGCGTATACCTTTGCTGTCAGATTTTTGTTCCCTAATCCGATTGTCTGAGAGTCCACAACTAAGCTGCTCGTATCCTGCTTGCGGCCAATTATATTTCCATCCACAGAATAGACTACAGAATCCAAAGTTGCAGAAGCAAAATTAAGCTTCAGATTCACTTTCTGTCCCAGAATAACTACTTTCCCGGATTCGGGAGATACAAACTCCAGTTTTCCTTTTTTTGTAAAACAACTGCTGAGCAGCATTGCTCCAACGGCAAAAACGCCAATAATTTTCTTCATTTATTCCTACAATTATTAATACAATTTACGGCTTTCTGTACCGAAAATGTATCCTCATTACTCAAAGTTACGGAAACAATATGATTTAAAATATGCTTATGATTTATCAATTTTAAGGATTTTTTTTTATTTCCCGGAGCACAATAACATATTTTAACTCTCCATATCTTTCTTCAGAGATACTGAACCAGGTTTGGCTTGCTGCTTCTTCATTACTGGTCAGCCGACAAATCGTATATCTGGATACTTATTATTCACTCCAGAATGCATCCTTAATCAAATGGATATAAGCTGGCTCACCCAGATAAACAGACACAATATCAAAACGTATATCTCCCTGATGTCCGCGCTCTTCTATACAAGCCCGGGCTGCACGAATCAATTTTCGTTGTTTCTGTATATCGACAAAATCCGCAGGCTCTCCATGAGCATTTGAAGATCGGGTCTTAACTTCTACAAAAACAAGAATATCACCATCATAAGCCAATATATCGACTTCCAGTTTTCCTGTTCTCCAGTTCAGAGCTAAAATCTGGTATCCCAAGGCAGTCAGATGAGATAAAGCCATTTGCTCCCCCTTTTTTCCTTGTTCCAGATGCTGTGCCATATCACTTGACAATAGTATTTCCCAGAAAATCTCCCAGTACGCGTTC
Proteins encoded in this region:
- a CDS encoding calcineurin-like phosphoesterase C-terminal domain-containing protein — protein: MKKISTFLTFLSILSTLHAQDVVRGTVFADANKNGVREQKEAGIANVSVSNGVQVVKTDAKGKYELPLGKDNIIFVIKPTDYSIPVNANNHPQFYYIHKPKGSPASKYAGVAATGKLSKPVDFALIPAKEDANFSAFVFGDPQAYTLDELEFFKKGVIDQIGDKQIAKFGISLGDLVGDDLSLHPAYQTTIAKMGLPWFQVMGNHDMNYDATTDSLSDESFEATFGPNNYSFNYGNAHFIVLDDILYPHPTKGKGYLGGFRKEQLDFVENDLKLVPKDRLIVLAFHIPLLLEHDDVFRVADRQRLFDLLADFPHTLSLSAHTHFQTQNFYDQKDGWKQSKPHHEYNVGTTSGDWYSGIKNELGVPVSTMRDGTPKGYAVLNIKGNQYTFDYKVAGKDPQYQIAIYGPEIVAQKYSGRYPIYANFFIGRKGDNVQYRIDDGAWKAMDYTEEADPAYVYAVSSYDLAKELLDGRRPSDGISSTHLWKMKLPKLKAGNHKIEIQAVDMFGRTHTGVKEIKVEASK
- the ybeY gene encoding rRNA maturation RNase YbeY encodes the protein MKNINFFAEDTDFKPKEKQKIRQWIAETIKSEGFKRVGELNFIFSSDAYLLEINKQYLNHDTFTDIVTFDSSEEEDTIAGDIFISIERIQDNAEKFKVAERDELHRVVIHGVLHLCGYHDKKAEDKKRMTEKEDEYLSKRTF
- the ruvX gene encoding Holliday junction resolvase RuvX, coding for MRLMAFDYGTKRIGIAVTDPLQIVANALTTVHPNEIFDFLKNYLQTEQVETFVVGKPRQMDGSDSESASHVVGFIRLLKKQFPTIPVAEVDERFTSKMASAVIAQSGMKKGKRQQKGLVDTISATIILQSYMDSRSFL
- the def gene encoding peptide deformylase → MKLTFVTVMLWCISVMALGQTYSSTISKFRADQQTALAKEQFGPLRPQDIAHLRYFEPDQQYKVSATVEILFNEPTFRMPTYDGTSNEYKRYALLHFTLKGEKVTLTAYQSAALFQNPAYKDHLFLPFLDQTNGNQTYEGGRYIDFDIKDIKNKSVEIDFNKAYNPYCAYSNGYRCPQPPAENHLQLAVEAGEKKYIGPKNERPVNKNAAKGFTEAEKKKIKAGTASEIMYVLQVTKTNDLAILKATSQDIKYDDPLLELLSQRMYATVNDPDHSGVGIAAPQVGINKNAIWVQRFDKKDTPFEFYVNPKIIWRSKLTRKGAEGCLSIPSRKEDVLRSYAIRLQYVNKTGDIIEENIEGFTAVIFQHEVDHLYGILFTDRLEEQAETPHVSLQDKIEFSIPPKTILP
- a CDS encoding ATP-binding protein, with product MHIRTFLLTLLMLMCWFTARSQQVLSHMDEKKFLDSMQTVISKTKSDSIKANTYFFISDYWRFKDTLQSREALEKGKQIITKDGKFDNRFRYLEGLYYFYLGQHYYNWNKPLAASAYLKSEKIIGTYSHPKANLLRAACWYNYALMVREQKGDAFVTDILLNKSIPLADKTEDYEKRAHYYAQLGAIMMYSRQFDKSAIYNKKAIELLEKKDPKSPTLLLSYLTGTENYIQLKDFSNAKKLLDKAASLLKIYPESVNASYYYYQAGSYYLYNKNFGEALQNLDKGIEITQRNNQFHLREMLNFRKYEVLVEQKKYSEAKRILTALSKPDNVILQDLSSKKEIYNQMVRINELTNNTGEAFKWLKKYNLFEDSLHNSETNIKINELETKFRTVEKEKQIGALQAAKREAELSSQNSRLTSWSLFITCLLLLVVAGISFLYYRNNKKLLIEKENNHLQQLKDIQLTEKIRYGKALMAGEEIERQRLARDLHDGLGGALVGIKMSLSGKIAESTDQDYVSDLIPVIKQLDNSVSELRHIAHNMMPANLIKFGLEVAIKDLCETIPHEQIKVSYQAYGIRKDIPEQTELYIYRIIQELLNNALKHSEATEILVQCSQEGKIFSIAVEDNGKGFETETLDKAKGMGFTNIRNRVGFLNGHIDIESSTGEGTTVNIEVYV
- a CDS encoding response regulator transcription factor, with protein sequence MFEKTIKIAIVDDHLIVLEGLSRLIESNPEYTIAGTFTHGYDFLTFVKTEPVDIVLLDISLPDISGIDLCLQIKKVAPDAAIIAISNHIERSIILQMLQNGAVGYLLKNVDLHELKNALNEALSGKVTFSSDVKEIIARPHLHDLIELPKLTKREKEILQHIALGKTTTTIADELFLSPLTIETHRKRMMSKFKAKNMAALIKTAMEHNLI
- a CDS encoding glutaminyl-peptide cyclotransferase: MKKIIGVFAVGAMLLSSCFTKKGKLEFVSPESGKVVILGQKVNLKLNFASATLDSVVYSVDGNIIGRKQDTSSLVVDSQTIGLGNKNLTAKVYAEGKEDMAYSNVLIVPESAKQYGFEIINTFPHDTSAFTQGLEFADGIFYESTGRYGLSSLRKVEVNTGKVLKKLDLDSKYFGEGMTIFGNKIVLLTWENNMGLVFDKATFNQTGTFNYENSKEGWGLTNDGQRLIKSDGSNKLYFLNAETYKEEGSIGVYDENGAVEQLNELEYIDGKVYANVYQKDIIVIIDPKTGAVTGQINLVGMYTNPQRQSFDNELNGIAYDKAGKRLFLTGKKWNQLFEVKLVER
- a CDS encoding YraN family protein; this encodes MAQHLEQGKKGEQMALSHLTALGYQILALNWRTGKLEVDILAYDGDILVFVEVKTRSSNAHGEPADFVDIQKQRKLIRAARACIEERGHQGDIRFDIVSVYLGEPAYIHLIKDAFWSE